The Bacillus carboniphilus genome contains a region encoding:
- a CDS encoding polysaccharide biosynthesis protein, with protein MSSNLIRGTFILTLGTFLSKFLGLFYVIPFYSIIGKEGTALYTYGYVPYTIAISVATAGVPLAVSKFVSKYNALEEYEMGQRIFRSGISLMLITGVISFLLLFALAPVFADIIIPEDEGFLSSRSDVIGVIRAVSFALILVPILSLIRGFFQGHESMGPSAVSQVVEQIVRIVFLLAASYAVINIFNGELSTAVNFATFAAFIGAIGGLAVLGWYWIKRRSHMNTLFSKSKGQIHMTTWEMYKELLTYAGPFVLVGIANPLYQFIDQLTFNNAMVEAGIEKEQAETILGILNFSTHKLILIPVTLAIALSLTLVPVITKTFVQQNFHSLHNQLTQTFQILLFLTIPACVGLLVLAEPMYTLFYENLSEGTHILAIYAPVAILFALFSVTAAILQGVDEQRYTLLSLLVGLLIKLSLNIPLIHWLQADGSILATALGYSAAILINLFVIKRTANFQFGKVFRMSLLILILTAFMALAVFSTSYIMEIFFEPVSKIQALMIVLPSVFMGLLAYGLISLKLGLVAKLFPSQYQRLKAKLLG; from the coding sequence ATGTCTTCAAACCTTATAAGAGGTACTTTTATATTAACACTTGGTACATTTTTATCTAAATTTCTAGGTCTTTTTTATGTTATACCTTTTTATTCGATTATAGGTAAAGAAGGGACCGCTTTATACACGTATGGATATGTTCCCTATACTATTGCCATTAGTGTGGCAACAGCAGGGGTTCCTTTAGCTGTCTCAAAATTTGTTTCCAAGTATAACGCATTAGAAGAATATGAAATGGGTCAGAGAATATTCAGGTCAGGCATTTCACTAATGCTCATTACTGGAGTAATATCGTTCCTTTTACTATTTGCATTAGCTCCTGTATTCGCTGATATTATTATCCCTGAAGATGAGGGATTTTTATCATCTCGGTCAGATGTAATAGGTGTGATCAGGGCAGTTAGTTTTGCACTTATTCTGGTTCCTATCCTCAGCCTTATTCGGGGATTTTTCCAAGGGCATGAGTCAATGGGGCCATCAGCAGTTTCGCAAGTAGTTGAACAGATTGTTAGAATCGTGTTTTTATTAGCTGCTTCTTACGCTGTCATTAACATATTCAATGGTGAGTTAAGCACAGCTGTCAATTTTGCTACTTTTGCTGCTTTTATAGGAGCAATAGGTGGTTTAGCTGTTTTAGGCTGGTACTGGATTAAAAGGCGTTCTCATATGAATACGTTATTTTCCAAAAGCAAAGGCCAGATCCATATGACAACGTGGGAAATGTACAAAGAATTATTAACCTATGCAGGTCCTTTTGTGTTAGTAGGTATTGCGAACCCACTCTACCAATTTATTGATCAGCTAACATTTAATAATGCAATGGTAGAAGCGGGGATTGAGAAGGAACAAGCCGAAACTATTTTAGGTATACTCAACTTTTCAACCCACAAACTTATTTTAATACCCGTTACATTAGCTATTGCTCTTTCACTTACATTGGTACCGGTCATTACTAAAACATTTGTACAACAGAACTTTCATTCCTTACATAATCAGCTTACACAAACGTTCCAGATTTTATTGTTCTTAACAATTCCAGCTTGTGTAGGGTTGTTAGTTCTTGCAGAACCCATGTATACCTTATTCTATGAGAATCTCTCAGAAGGTACTCATATTCTAGCGATATACGCACCGGTTGCGATTTTGTTTGCTCTCTTCTCAGTTACAGCTGCCATTCTGCAAGGAGTGGACGAGCAACGTTATACCTTACTTAGTCTTTTAGTGGGGTTACTCATTAAACTAAGTCTTAATATTCCACTGATTCATTGGTTACAAGCAGATGGTTCCATTTTAGCGACAGCACTTGGATACTCGGCTGCGATTTTAATAAACCTATTTGTGATTAAAAGAACGGCAAACTTCCAATTTGGAAAAGTATTTCGAATGTCTCTATTGATCTTAATCTTAACTGCCTTTATGGCACTTGCTGTCTTTTCAACTTCATATATCATGGAGATTTTCTTTGAACCGGTATCAAAAATACAAGCTCTCATGATTGTGTTACCGAGTGTATTCATGGGTTTATTGGCATATGGACTTATCAGTTTAAAACTAGGTTTGGTGGCCAAACTATTCCCAAGTCAATATCAAAGGTTGAAGGCCAAATTGTTGGGGTAA
- a CDS encoding pseudouridine synthase, which translates to MRIDKMLANLGYGSRKEVKKLLKDGAVLVNGSLIKDAKEHVNPDEDIVTIHGEEVVYREFIYLMMNKPPGVISATEDTREETVIDLLEIEDAVFQPFPVGRLDKDTEGLLLLTNDGQLAHQLLSPKKHVPKTYFAVVEGEVDEEDIQAFEEGVTLDDGYETKPGYLKILKAGQTSDIELTITEGKFHQVKRMFAARGKRVIYLKRLSMGKLQLDETLELGEYRELTEEEVELLKEGR; encoded by the coding sequence TTGAGAATAGATAAAATGCTTGCTAATTTAGGATATGGAAGTCGAAAAGAAGTGAAGAAGCTACTAAAAGATGGAGCTGTTTTAGTAAATGGTTCTTTGATTAAAGATGCTAAAGAACATGTAAATCCAGACGAAGACATAGTTACGATACACGGGGAAGAAGTAGTATATCGAGAGTTTATTTACCTCATGATGAATAAGCCACCAGGTGTGATTTCAGCAACTGAGGATACTAGAGAGGAAACGGTAATCGATTTACTAGAAATTGAAGATGCGGTCTTTCAACCATTTCCGGTTGGACGGCTCGATAAGGATACTGAAGGTCTTCTGTTACTAACAAATGACGGGCAACTGGCACATCAACTTCTATCTCCCAAAAAACATGTACCCAAAACATACTTTGCCGTAGTTGAAGGGGAAGTTGATGAGGAAGATATACAGGCATTTGAAGAAGGGGTCACTTTAGATGATGGGTATGAAACGAAGCCGGGATATTTAAAAATATTAAAAGCCGGCCAAACTTCCGATATTGAACTGACCATAACAGAAGGAAAGTTCCATCAGGTTAAGCGCATGTTTGCTGCAAGAGGAAAAAGGGTGATTTATTTAAAACGCCTATCGATGGGGAAGCTTCAGTTAGATGAAACATTGGAATTAGGGGAGTATCGTGAATTAACAGAAGAAGAAGTTGAATTATTAAAAGAGGGAAGATAA
- a CDS encoding DeoR family transcriptional regulator — MKPTTDRMLTRIKSVYMFIKENGTVSTQELVEEFNMTSRTIQRDLNVLAYNNLVKSPSRGKWTTTRKKVKMTS; from the coding sequence TTGAAACCAACAACTGACCGTATGCTGACCCGTATAAAATCTGTTTATATGTTTATAAAGGAGAACGGTACGGTTTCCACCCAAGAGCTTGTAGAGGAATTCAACATGACCTCGAGAACCATCCAAAGAGATTTAAACGTGTTAGCATATAACAACTTAGTAAAAAGTCCTAGCAGAGGAAAATGGACTACAACTAGGAAAAAAGTAAAGATGACTTCATAG
- a CDS encoding ABC transporter ATP-binding protein, with protein sequence MNNIVTVDIQSAGYEKKKPMIKDVQFSIQRGEIVGLIGPNGAGKSTTIQSLLGLLEFVDGSVSWEEKMRLSYIPEKPLYYDDLTLREHIDFLLTVENTYDKESLELVDELLEIFKLKDFQHQLPATFSKGMQQKGMIVFALMTKPDFYLIDEPFIGLDPNATKKLLELLQSEINRGAGILMSTHVLDTAEKICDRFLLLNQGELLAKGTLQELNEKKGTPMLSLLDLFEVFTEDR encoded by the coding sequence ATGAACAATATTGTAACAGTTGATATTCAATCTGCAGGCTATGAAAAAAAGAAACCGATGATCAAGGATGTTCAGTTTTCCATTCAAAGAGGAGAGATTGTTGGTTTAATTGGACCAAATGGGGCTGGTAAGAGTACAACGATTCAAAGTTTGCTAGGACTTTTAGAGTTTGTTGATGGCAGTGTATCCTGGGAAGAAAAGATGAGGCTTTCCTATATACCAGAAAAACCTTTGTATTATGACGACTTAACATTAAGAGAGCATATTGATTTCTTGCTAACTGTAGAAAATACATATGACAAAGAATCACTTGAACTAGTGGACGAGCTTTTAGAGATATTTAAATTAAAAGACTTTCAGCACCAATTGCCAGCTACTTTTTCTAAAGGGATGCAACAAAAGGGAATGATCGTTTTTGCCCTGATGACTAAACCGGATTTTTATTTAATAGATGAGCCCTTTATTGGCCTAGATCCCAATGCTACCAAAAAGCTCTTAGAATTACTCCAATCTGAGATTAACCGGGGAGCTGGGATACTAATGTCAACCCATGTGTTGGATACGGCTGAAAAAATATGTGATCGATTCCTGCTACTCAATCAAGGTGAATTACTTGCGAAAGGAACTCTTCAAGAATTAAATGAGAAAAAGGGTACACCGATGCTTTCCTTATTGGATTTATTTGAAGTGTTTACGGAGGATAGATAA
- a CDS encoding ABC transporter permease yields MKESRIFVRRVKKSYREKAMVLKVIGDWTIWLYLFIPATVIGVIQYNRWLHEPPVLLNEIFIIFVWLLFYVVVWNGRIRPFLEEPDPVFLMKKPTSIIKLKKYALTYGIVFYSFTTLVFTILVYPILLKPLAYSLDDWLCFFCFWLVMKWFILALKRKININHKYVNHFVYTGMFLVGIGFLLIMFQLWLFFPQVLWFVIILIGVLSLAIHIHHAKSLFTFHQDLIQEQKERSKWTMWTFSMVKEIEKPKVIRRKKPIMLERGDSPLIKKRSQVNGFLELFLKVFFRNGNYVLGYAQLTLFTCIAFAVIPSLVVKIIVLVCYFFMILFWLDQVTETILRKSKLGHKYNKDIHFLLAKKKFSNILGGISLGVVLLVFFLTIQDPLAGLRSILYRI; encoded by the coding sequence TTGAAAGAGAGTCGAATCTTTGTAAGACGTGTCAAAAAATCCTATAGAGAAAAGGCTATGGTTTTAAAAGTCATTGGTGATTGGACAATTTGGCTCTATTTATTTATTCCGGCTACTGTCATAGGTGTCATTCAATATAATCGTTGGTTACATGAACCGCCCGTTCTGTTAAATGAAATATTTATTATCTTTGTTTGGTTACTCTTTTATGTGGTTGTATGGAATGGTAGGATTAGACCTTTTTTAGAAGAACCAGACCCTGTATTTTTAATGAAGAAACCTACCTCTATTATTAAACTTAAAAAATATGCTCTTACCTATGGAATCGTATTCTATTCCTTTACGACTCTCGTTTTTACAATATTGGTATATCCAATTCTGTTAAAACCACTAGCATATTCATTAGATGATTGGCTATGCTTTTTCTGTTTTTGGCTAGTGATGAAATGGTTCATTTTAGCATTGAAACGTAAGATTAACATCAATCATAAATATGTTAATCATTTCGTTTATACTGGAATGTTTTTAGTAGGCATTGGATTCCTACTTATAATGTTTCAGCTCTGGTTATTTTTCCCCCAGGTCTTATGGTTTGTTATCATCTTGATCGGTGTTCTTTCACTTGCAATCCATATCCATCATGCAAAGTCACTGTTCACCTTTCATCAAGATCTAATACAAGAACAAAAAGAACGTAGTAAATGGACAATGTGGACCTTTTCAATGGTGAAAGAAATTGAAAAGCCAAAAGTAATCCGCCGAAAAAAACCAATTATGTTAGAGCGGGGGGACAGTCCGTTAATAAAGAAGAGATCACAAGTAAACGGTTTTTTAGAACTATTTCTTAAAGTCTTTTTCAGAAACGGAAACTATGTACTTGGCTATGCTCAGCTTACACTTTTCACCTGTATTGCATTTGCAGTTATTCCATCGTTAGTGGTAAAAATCATTGTGTTAGTCTGTTACTTTTTTATGATTCTATTTTGGTTAGATCAAGTAACGGAAACCATTCTTCGAAAGAGTAAGCTTGGACATAAATACAATAAAGATATTCATTTTTTATTGGCCAAAAAGAAATTCAGTAACATACTTGGTGGAATTTCTTTAGGGGTTGTTCTACTTGTCTTTTTTTTAACGATTCAGGACCCATTAGCAGGATTACGCTCCATACTTTATCGAATATAA
- the pepV gene encoding dipeptidase PepV, with translation MATIHWLEEIQSRKDDLLADAKGLLAIKSILDEDHSMSDAPLGKEVKEALDFMLQLGKRDGFQTKNVDNLAGHIEYGEGDEMIGILCHVDVVPAGEGWTSPPFSPEVRDGKLYARGAMDDKGPTIAAYYGMKLLKELNLPLNRRVRVIIGTDEESKWRCVSRYFETEEMPKYGFAPDADFPIIHAEKGIADFYIIQEDQPSTYEGIEVVSFHSGQRLNMVPDHAVATLSLHKDTEALKESFLDYLNTHQLEGTFNVEKDEVVLEVKGKAAHAMEPNNGVNAGLYLGAYLSTLELSSRPAQFFGFLYDFLFKDTRGNKLGLKFSDDITGDLTLNVGTIVYQKDGESKFGINIRYPVTYSMADQLGSLEALLQDKGLKLADFDDSKPHHVEKDSPLIQILQKVYEEQTGDKAELLTIGGGTYARSLQQGVAFGPLFPGRPDVAHQKDEYMEVEDLLKAAAIYAQAIYELAK, from the coding sequence ATGGCCACCATCCATTGGTTAGAAGAAATACAAAGTAGAAAAGATGATTTACTAGCTGATGCCAAAGGACTTCTTGCCATTAAAAGTATATTGGATGAAGATCATTCAATGAGTGATGCTCCTTTAGGTAAGGAAGTTAAAGAAGCTTTAGATTTCATGCTACAACTTGGTAAACGAGATGGATTTCAAACGAAAAACGTAGATAACTTGGCGGGACATATTGAATATGGAGAGGGAGACGAGATGATTGGAATTCTCTGTCATGTTGATGTAGTACCTGCCGGTGAAGGATGGACTAGTCCGCCATTTTCTCCAGAAGTTAGAGATGGAAAGCTTTATGCTAGAGGTGCGATGGATGATAAAGGTCCCACTATTGCAGCTTATTATGGTATGAAGCTACTAAAAGAATTAAACCTTCCGCTTAATCGAAGAGTCCGTGTCATTATTGGGACAGATGAGGAGAGTAAATGGAGATGTGTCTCTCGCTACTTTGAAACGGAAGAAATGCCGAAATACGGCTTTGCACCAGATGCAGACTTTCCTATAATTCATGCGGAAAAAGGGATTGCAGATTTTTATATCATCCAAGAAGACCAACCTTCTACTTATGAAGGGATTGAGGTCGTATCGTTTCATTCTGGTCAGAGATTAAATATGGTACCTGACCATGCTGTCGCAACGTTATCATTACATAAAGATACAGAAGCCTTAAAGGAAAGCTTCCTTGACTATTTGAACACTCATCAATTAGAAGGGACATTCAATGTCGAAAAGGATGAAGTTGTTTTAGAAGTAAAAGGAAAAGCCGCCCATGCCATGGAGCCAAATAATGGTGTGAACGCTGGGCTTTATTTAGGCGCTTATCTTTCTACTTTAGAGCTAAGCAGTAGACCAGCCCAATTTTTCGGATTTCTATATGATTTTCTTTTCAAGGATACAAGAGGAAACAAGCTAGGACTAAAATTTTCAGATGATATCACAGGAGACTTAACATTAAATGTTGGGACCATTGTCTATCAAAAAGATGGAGAGTCAAAGTTTGGGATCAATATTCGCTACCCAGTCACATATAGTATGGCAGATCAGCTAGGATCGTTAGAAGCTTTACTTCAGGATAAAGGACTGAAGCTTGCAGATTTTGATGATTCCAAACCACATCATGTTGAGAAGGACAGTCCCCTTATTCAAATCCTACAAAAAGTGTATGAAGAACAAACGGGCGATAAGGCTGAATTGTTAACCATTGGTGGAGGAACTTACGCAAGATCACTCCAACAGGGTGTTGCTTTTGGTCCATTATTCCCTGGGAGACCTGATGTAGCCCATCAGAAAGATGAATACATGGAAGTAGAAGATTTACTCAAAGCAGCAGCCATTTATGCACAAGCGATTTATGAACTGGCAAAATAA
- the dat gene encoding D-amino-acid transaminase gives MEKALWNGKIVNKDEIKISIDDRAFHFGDGVYEVIRVYEGELYLAEAHMKRLYQSAEKVGIRIEVNPDTFLEQLVQLKEEANLIDGTIYVQVSRGVSPRNHPFPTPAVAAEIVGFTKGAKRPFEQMKAGVKATVIEDTRWLHCDIKSISLLGNVLAKQKAVEAGCFESIQHRDGVVTEGSSTNAFIVKNNTVYTHPADHLILNGITRQRLIELGRNHGIDIQEVAFSTEDLLNADEVFVAGTTVEIMPVIQVDDKKYGDNPGPITQTLQRLLHEDIEKVAGVRN, from the coding sequence ATGGAGAAAGCACTTTGGAATGGTAAAATTGTAAATAAAGATGAAATAAAAATCAGTATTGATGATCGTGCTTTTCATTTTGGAGACGGCGTTTACGAAGTCATTAGAGTTTACGAGGGAGAACTTTATTTGGCTGAAGCTCATATGAAAAGGCTGTATCAAAGTGCTGAAAAGGTTGGTATTCGAATTGAGGTTAATCCCGATACATTTTTAGAGCAATTAGTACAGTTGAAAGAAGAAGCAAACCTAATAGATGGTACGATCTATGTACAGGTTTCCAGAGGAGTATCACCTCGAAATCACCCATTCCCAACTCCAGCGGTTGCAGCTGAAATTGTTGGATTCACTAAGGGTGCCAAACGGCCATTTGAACAAATGAAAGCAGGCGTTAAGGCAACTGTTATTGAAGATACAAGATGGTTACACTGTGATATTAAGAGTATCAGCTTACTCGGAAACGTATTGGCCAAACAAAAAGCTGTGGAAGCCGGTTGCTTTGAATCCATCCAACATAGAGATGGTGTTGTAACGGAAGGTAGCTCGACCAACGCTTTTATTGTTAAAAATAATACGGTGTACACACACCCAGCAGATCACCTGATTTTAAATGGAATCACTCGTCAGCGCCTGATTGAACTTGGTAGAAATCATGGGATAGACATTCAGGAGGTAGCTTTTTCAACTGAAGACCTACTGAATGCGGATGAAGTGTTTGTTGCCGGGACAACGGTTGAAATTATGCCGGTTATTCAAGTCGATGACAAGAAATATGGTGACAATCCAGGTCCTATAACCCAAACCTTACAAAGACTTCTTCATGAGGATATTGAAAAGGTAGCAGGTGTAAGAAACTAA
- the cysK gene encoding cysteine synthase A, which yields MYVMKVVQNIAELIGDTPLVKLNKLSPANGADVYVKLEYFNPSRSVKDRAAYEMIVQAEKEGQLKPGSTIIEPTSGNTGIGLAMNAAARGYRAILVMPDTMTKERINILKAYGAEVVLTPGDEKMPGSIKKAKELADEIPNSFIPMQFENQSNPDAHRHTTAVEIIDCMEQLKKPLSAFIATAGTGGTITGTGEELKKKYPNLQVHVVEPAGSPVLSGGKPGKHKLVGTSPGFVPDTLNEKVYDKIHQIKDEDAYEITRRMASEEGILVGPSSGASCFAAIEVAKTLKPGEVVVCIAPDTGERYLSSDLFQFE from the coding sequence ATGTATGTTATGAAAGTCGTTCAAAATATAGCAGAACTCATTGGTGATACACCATTAGTAAAATTAAATAAATTAAGCCCCGCTAATGGGGCAGATGTATATGTAAAGCTCGAATATTTCAACCCTAGCCGCAGCGTAAAAGACCGTGCTGCCTATGAAATGATTGTACAAGCCGAAAAAGAAGGCCAATTAAAACCAGGCTCCACCATTATTGAGCCAACAAGCGGTAACACAGGCATAGGACTTGCGATGAATGCTGCAGCTAGAGGGTACAGAGCCATCCTTGTTATGCCTGATACAATGACCAAAGAACGAATAAACATCTTAAAGGCATACGGGGCTGAGGTTGTTTTGACTCCAGGTGATGAAAAAATGCCCGGATCTATAAAGAAGGCTAAAGAACTTGCTGATGAGATCCCAAATAGTTTTATCCCTATGCAATTTGAAAACCAATCAAATCCAGATGCCCATCGACACACAACAGCCGTTGAAATTATTGACTGCATGGAACAATTAAAGAAACCATTGTCTGCCTTTATCGCTACTGCCGGTACAGGGGGAACCATTACTGGGACTGGAGAAGAACTAAAGAAAAAGTACCCTAACTTACAAGTGCATGTCGTAGAACCTGCAGGATCACCCGTTTTATCTGGAGGTAAGCCAGGCAAACATAAATTGGTAGGTACTAGCCCAGGTTTTGTTCCTGATACTTTGAATGAAAAGGTATATGATAAAATTCACCAAATTAAGGATGAAGATGCATACGAAATCACACGAAGAATGGCTAGTGAAGAAGGAATTTTAGTAGGGCCATCCTCAGGCGCTTCTTGTTTTGCAGCTATTGAAGTGGCTAAAACGCTGAAGCCAGGAGAGGTAGTGGTATGTATCGCACCAGATACCGGAGAAAGATACCTCTCTAGTGATTTGTTTCAGTTTGAATAA
- the thpR gene encoding RNA 2',3'-cyclic phosphodiesterase has product MANHYFFAVPLPADVKQRIHEECESLSQELLFHKWVHQEDYHITLAFLGGADFGQVKEAMASMRQPLQQLSPFTLTLDSLGVFGKPQNPRIFWLGVKESSVLNKTRDVVYKACESAGFSLDKRPFSPHITVARKWIGSENFDLSLLNHTALTDTFTVDKVVLYETHLHKTPKYKVAETLFFHHND; this is encoded by the coding sequence TTGGCGAACCATTATTTTTTTGCTGTTCCACTACCTGCAGATGTGAAACAAAGAATCCATGAAGAATGCGAGAGCCTCTCACAAGAGCTCTTATTCCATAAATGGGTTCATCAAGAGGATTATCATATTACATTAGCATTTCTTGGCGGTGCAGACTTTGGACAAGTTAAGGAAGCAATGGCTTCGATGAGGCAGCCTTTACAACAATTATCCCCTTTTACACTAACACTTGATTCCTTGGGGGTTTTTGGAAAGCCACAAAACCCACGTATTTTTTGGCTTGGTGTGAAGGAAAGTTCAGTCCTTAATAAAACAAGAGATGTTGTTTATAAAGCTTGCGAGAGTGCAGGTTTTTCTTTAGACAAACGCCCTTTTTCACCACATATTACGGTTGCAAGGAAATGGATTGGATCAGAAAATTTCGATTTATCTCTTTTGAATCATACTGCCTTAACCGATACATTTACTGTAGACAAAGTAGTTTTATATGAAACACATCTTCACAAGACTCCAAAATATAAGGTAGCGGAAACACTCTTTTTCCATCATAATGATTAG
- a CDS encoding nuclease-related domain-containing protein — protein MMAQLIKLQDYISRYEQDIYKYPSRFVRLKKQQWEKLLNQWENDDMDHGGEPVATSNQTSKGLLSKLTSLVKKESSGVRVIETVQNEDLFHLEQQKILASIHNIDELKQHFLDQLLHFQIKWASSTVASVSFPDQSFFHDSILKYFLQRFPDNVLVLYQPIFLVKKAPFESEIILISPTEIWCITFIEEEENAVFVGSKEHFWIKKGTSQEKKVLNPIMAVDRTEKVIKDFLNQHQVSLPIKKAVICRNGYIDYPTSPFGVELLEKRNYTSWFEKFRKERAPIKSEQLKAAKALLESAQSIYSKRAEWNHDDE, from the coding sequence ATGATGGCTCAATTGATTAAACTTCAAGATTATATCTCACGCTATGAGCAAGATATTTATAAATATCCCTCCCGTTTTGTTCGCTTAAAGAAACAACAGTGGGAAAAGTTGCTAAATCAGTGGGAAAACGATGATATGGATCATGGGGGAGAACCGGTTGCAACCTCCAACCAAACTTCAAAGGGATTACTCTCTAAATTGACTTCTCTTGTAAAAAAAGAGTCGAGCGGGGTACGTGTAATAGAAACAGTTCAAAATGAGGATTTATTCCATCTTGAACAACAAAAGATTCTAGCTTCTATCCACAATATAGATGAGTTAAAGCAGCATTTCTTAGACCAGCTACTTCATTTTCAAATTAAGTGGGCAAGTTCGACAGTAGCGAGTGTATCTTTCCCTGATCAAAGCTTTTTCCATGATTCTATTTTAAAGTATTTTCTTCAGCGTTTCCCAGATAACGTTCTAGTTCTCTATCAGCCTATTTTTCTCGTTAAAAAAGCTCCATTCGAGAGCGAGATTATCCTTATTAGCCCAACTGAGATTTGGTGTATTACCTTTATAGAGGAAGAGGAAAATGCAGTGTTTGTAGGCTCTAAAGAACACTTCTGGATTAAAAAGGGAACCTCACAAGAGAAAAAAGTGCTAAACCCTATAATGGCAGTTGACCGGACTGAAAAAGTAATCAAAGACTTCCTTAATCAACACCAAGTTTCTCTTCCCATAAAGAAAGCCGTTATCTGTAGAAATGGATATATTGACTATCCAACTTCCCCATTCGGTGTGGAATTACTAGAAAAAAGAAACTACACGAGTTGGTTTGAGAAGTTCAGAAAAGAAAGAGCCCCTATTAAATCTGAGCAACTTAAAGCAGCAAAAGCCTTACTAGAATCAGCTCAATCCATCTATTCGAAAAGAGCAGAATGGAATCATGACGATGAATAA
- a CDS encoding diacylglycerol kinase family protein: MTMNNSFVFIVNPNARNGKSQKLWRKIEKELIEKEIPYEVFKTEAPLHATQLTKEILARPNFNGKIIAVGGDGTINEVANDLGKSKVTVTCLPAGSGCDFARGYGIPLRGDKSFLWLLNQKYSIEDVDFGSYEIEGTEGFFVNNLGCGFDAVVAKSANGSKLKKWFNNLGVGKLVYVYFLLKHTFSFQTTDVEIKVDQRTYSFKNMWFLTFNNHPFFGGGMKLSPVSHPSDGELELTVVHNLSRIKLLSLFITVFWGGHTKLKEVTSLKGKNFYVQTKSPQVIHADGEIIGQGNLQVQIESDGLTIMKPSERLDLKMETDIKSKRLPL, encoded by the coding sequence ATGACGATGAATAATTCTTTTGTGTTTATAGTAAATCCAAATGCAAGAAACGGTAAAAGTCAAAAACTTTGGAGAAAAATTGAAAAAGAGCTAATAGAAAAAGAAATCCCTTATGAGGTTTTTAAAACAGAAGCTCCTCTTCATGCTACACAACTCACAAAAGAGATACTGGCTAGACCAAATTTTAATGGGAAAATTATTGCCGTTGGTGGTGATGGGACTATTAATGAAGTGGCAAATGACCTAGGGAAAAGTAAAGTAACTGTAACCTGTCTACCCGCCGGCAGTGGATGTGATTTTGCTAGAGGATATGGGATTCCATTAAGAGGGGATAAATCATTTTTATGGTTACTTAATCAGAAGTATTCCATTGAAGATGTTGATTTCGGTAGCTATGAAATTGAGGGGACAGAAGGCTTTTTCGTTAACAATCTTGGATGTGGCTTTGATGCAGTTGTTGCTAAAAGTGCGAACGGATCTAAACTAAAAAAATGGTTTAATAATCTGGGAGTTGGAAAACTTGTGTATGTGTATTTTTTGTTGAAGCATACATTTTCCTTTCAAACGACAGATGTTGAGATAAAGGTTGATCAGCGAACTTATTCTTTCAAAAACATGTGGTTTTTGACCTTTAATAATCATCCTTTTTTTGGAGGAGGGATGAAGTTATCTCCGGTCTCTCATCCATCAGATGGAGAATTAGAATTAACAGTTGTACACAACTTATCCAGAATAAAATTACTTTCCCTTTTTATTACAGTTTTTTGGGGAGGACATACGAAATTGAAGGAAGTTACATCCTTAAAGGGAAAAAACTTCTATGTCCAAACGAAGAGCCCGCAAGTTATCCACGCAGATGGTGAAATTATTGGTCAAGGCAATCTCCAAGTCCAAATAGAGAGTGATGGTCTGACCATTATGAAACCTTCGGAAAGACTTGACTTAAAAATGGAAACAGATATAAAATCAAAAAGACTGCCTTTGTAA